In a single window of the uncultured Flavobacterium sp. genome:
- a CDS encoding TolC family protein, with translation MYFKKITLLVFLIFACGSYAQTLSLKEAIKTGLENYGSIKAKSNYTNASRETLKQSTRDYLPNLNLSAQQDYGTINGQNGALYGFNGLGTASSGAALPEQNWNSAFGALYLVNMNWDFFTFGKTQEKINLAKIDVRTKENDLKQEEFQQEIKISAAYLNLLASQRLLISQQKNLSRAEVFKKTAVARVKNGLLAGVDSTLATAEVSKAKISLNLAKNFVKEQNNKLVDLMGVAPQDFVTDTLFVNDIPKEILRGTATSDSLHPLLQYYKTKIDYSNQQTKLYKRFYYPTMSAFGVLQTRASGFNSDYVTNQNSFNRNYWDGVNPDRTNYLVGIGISWNLTTPFRASKQVSAQKYVSQGLQEEYNQADRELKSQLKLADDKIQITLENFAEAPIQVDAAKRAYLQKSTLYKNGLTDLTDITQTLYTLNRAEIDRDIVNNNVWQSLLLKVAATGNFDLFINEF, from the coding sequence ATGTACTTCAAAAAAATTACTTTATTAGTTTTCTTGATTTTTGCTTGTGGTAGTTATGCACAAACTTTGTCTTTAAAAGAAGCTATTAAAACAGGTTTAGAAAACTACGGTTCTATCAAAGCAAAAAGCAATTACACTAATGCATCGCGAGAAACGCTCAAACAATCCACGCGTGATTACCTGCCAAATCTTAACTTATCGGCGCAACAAGATTACGGAACCATCAATGGGCAAAATGGTGCTCTTTATGGTTTTAACGGTTTAGGAACTGCTTCTTCCGGAGCTGCATTACCAGAACAAAACTGGAACTCTGCCTTTGGTGCTTTGTATTTAGTCAACATGAACTGGGATTTTTTCACCTTCGGAAAAACCCAGGAAAAAATCAATTTGGCTAAAATCGATGTTCGAACCAAAGAAAACGATTTGAAACAGGAAGAATTTCAACAGGAAATCAAAATTTCTGCTGCTTACCTGAACTTATTAGCAAGCCAAAGGTTATTGATTTCGCAGCAAAAGAATTTAAGTCGAGCAGAAGTTTTCAAAAAGACAGCTGTTGCCCGAGTTAAAAACGGATTATTGGCGGGAGTCGATTCTACATTGGCAACTGCCGAAGTTTCTAAAGCTAAAATCTCTTTGAATCTGGCGAAGAATTTTGTCAAAGAGCAAAACAATAAATTAGTTGATTTGATGGGAGTTGCTCCTCAGGATTTTGTTACGGATACTTTGTTTGTAAATGATATTCCAAAAGAAATTCTTCGAGGAACTGCAACTTCTGATAGTTTGCATCCGTTACTGCAATATTATAAAACGAAGATTGATTACAGCAATCAACAGACTAAATTGTACAAACGTTTTTACTATCCAACTATGAGCGCTTTTGGTGTTTTGCAAACACGTGCATCAGGATTTAATAGCGATTATGTTACGAATCAAAATTCTTTCAATAGAAATTATTGGGATGGTGTAAATCCGGATCGTACCAATTATTTGGTCGGAATTGGAATTAGCTGGAACCTGACAACTCCGTTTAGAGCAAGCAAACAAGTAAGTGCTCAAAAATATGTTTCGCAAGGTTTACAAGAAGAATACAATCAGGCGGACAGAGAACTGAAATCGCAACTAAAACTTGCCGACGATAAAATACAAATCACACTTGAAAACTTTGCCGAAGCCCCAATTCAGGTTGATGCAGCAAAAAGAGCGTATTTGCAAAAATCGACTTTATACAAAAACGGCTTAACAGATTTAACGGATATTACCCAGACTTTATATACGTTAAACCGTGCCGAAATCGACCGCGATATCGTCAACAATAATGTGTGGCAATCGCTTTTGCTTAAAGTAGCTGCAACAGGCAATTTTGACTTATTTATAAATGAATTTTAA
- a CDS encoding histidine kinase, protein MNKKFEDILDNRWWQEIAVVAFSFTIYTLKNDWMLFSSFTSILMGIFFYLILYMHAQFNRFFLLPILFKTQRPLTYIFLTLFGVFAFSLILYEITKLDMFSNCRLYQNSHQRSYVYQLASVLGTLVCILSPIIVFKFYRIHKKKTEETLLFNEMQLNSLKGQLNPHFLFNTFNTLYGISLEFPERTPDLIMKVSQLMRYQLESNSKKCVSLEDELEFINSYVQLEKERVGYRCEITYDCKIDNENAYKISPMLLIAFIENAFKHGTCAIEKCYVRIFITVEKGQLHLHLVNSIPTKKTDVVSTKIGLKNTIERLNLIYGKDYKLDIQDDKNTYIVDLKLQLKKFVE, encoded by the coding sequence ATGAATAAAAAATTTGAGGATATATTAGACAACAGATGGTGGCAGGAAATTGCCGTTGTTGCCTTTTCATTTACAATTTATACATTAAAAAATGACTGGATGTTATTTAGTTCTTTTACATCCATTTTAATGGGCATTTTTTTCTACCTTATTTTGTACATGCATGCCCAATTCAACCGTTTTTTTCTATTGCCAATTCTTTTTAAAACCCAACGTCCTTTAACTTATATTTTCCTAACGCTTTTTGGAGTATTTGCCTTTTCTCTGATTTTATACGAAATTACAAAGCTCGACATGTTTAGTAATTGCCGCTTGTATCAAAACTCGCATCAACGAAGTTATGTCTATCAATTGGCGAGTGTTTTAGGAACTTTGGTTTGTATTTTGAGCCCGATAATTGTTTTCAAATTCTATAGAATTCACAAGAAAAAAACAGAAGAAACATTATTGTTTAATGAAATGCAGCTGAATTCTTTGAAAGGACAACTGAATCCGCATTTTTTATTCAATACCTTTAATACGCTTTACGGAATTAGTTTGGAGTTTCCGGAAAGAACGCCCGATTTGATTATGAAAGTTTCGCAATTAATGCGTTATCAGCTCGAAAGTAATAGTAAAAAATGTGTATCTCTTGAAGACGAATTGGAGTTTATAAATAGTTATGTTCAGCTCGAAAAAGAACGTGTTGGTTATCGTTGCGAAATCACTTATGATTGTAAAATAGATAATGAAAATGCGTATAAGATTTCTCCAATGCTTTTAATTGCTTTTATTGAAAATGCTTTTAAACACGGAACTTGCGCTATTGAAAAATGTTATGTCAGAATTTTTATTACGGTCGAAAAAGGACAATTACACCTGCATCTTGTAAATTCAATTCCGACCAAAAAAACTGATGTTGTTTCGACTAAAATAGGTTTGAAAAACACGATAGAACGTTTGAATCTGATTTATGGTAAAGACTATAAACTAGATATTCAGGACGATAAAAACACTTATATTGTAGATTTGAAATTGCAATTGAAAAAGTTTGTAGAATGA
- a CDS encoding response regulator transcription factor codes for MREPKKCIIVDDEPAAHYVLANYIKQNPQLELVFQGYNGIEAMDYLRENPVDLMFLDINMPEISGMELLKIIPTHPKTILTTAYSEYALESYDYGVIDYLLKPIYFPRFLKAIDRFFAAETVKTKTEETVVNSVSVKVDGYFMDIELDQLLFAQSFGNYVKLHTIKKTYLASITTSEFEKCLPEKNFMRIHKSYIVALDKIETTEKDFVVIKNEKLPIGITYKRELSDRLKK; via the coding sequence ATGAGAGAACCCAAAAAATGTATAATTGTAGATGATGAACCGGCAGCACATTATGTGTTGGCGAACTACATCAAACAAAATCCGCAATTAGAGTTGGTTTTTCAGGGCTATAATGGTATCGAAGCAATGGATTATTTGCGTGAAAATCCTGTCGATTTGATGTTTTTGGATATTAATATGCCAGAGATTTCCGGAATGGAATTATTGAAGATTATCCCAACACATCCTAAAACGATTCTAACAACAGCTTATTCTGAATATGCGCTTGAAAGTTATGATTATGGCGTAATAGATTATCTTTTGAAACCCATCTATTTTCCGAGATTCTTAAAAGCAATTGATCGTTTTTTTGCTGCCGAAACTGTAAAAACAAAAACAGAAGAAACAGTTGTAAATTCTGTAAGTGTAAAAGTCGATGGTTATTTTATGGATATAGAATTAGACCAGCTTTTGTTTGCACAGAGTTTTGGTAATTATGTGAAATTGCACACGATTAAAAAAACGTATCTGGCCTCTATAACTACAAGTGAGTTTGAAAAATGCCTGCCGGAAAAAAACTTTATGCGAATTCATAAATCTTATATTGTGGCTCTGGATAAAATTGAAACTACAGAAAAGGATTTTGTAGTAATTAAAAACGAAAAACTACCTATAGGTATTACTTATAAGAGAGAATTATCTGATAGATTAAAAAAATAA